TGTCGaatatgaatttaataaatagtgtcgaaaacaaaacaaaaacggAATAGTGTCGCTAATAGTAAAAAAGGAATGTGTCCTAAATAGTTAATTTCAGCAATTGCTTACTcgttttgcttatctttatagcatacaacttttacagaaaaaaaaaacaaagaataatgaaagaaaaaattgctgCTCTATgcaaaaccctcagtcgatgtagcagcactcccttacGGTTCAGGCTATTTAATAGTCGATGTATGTAGTGAAGCCCCTGGCAGCAGGCTActtcagtatgacatcagacATGCTAACTAAATACagatttatagttattataatttttttatttttgttactattcaTCCAACTTCTTTAGGACTTTATacctttttactatttttgacactattcattaaattcatttacaacactattccttttttttgttttagacacTATTTATTAAACTCCTTTGCGACATCATTCCGTATTCTGTTATTCGACAATCAATAATGAGACAATTTGCGACACGAttccttttttacattttcgacAATCAAAATTTTGCGACTCTATTCCGCCACACCTCTCAAACTCTGTGTGAAATCAGCTTTCTGCAGGCAACCAAATCTTGTTCATTAATTAGCAAAGCTCATAAAAGGCTTGGATTTTTTTCACTCATCGTCAGTCAACGCTTTAATAGCACTTCTCGTTTTCCgggatagatttaaaaaatcatggtTCTATAGAGTTCTCACTTATCAGGATTGATCAtgagtatatatacatatatatatatatatattttaaaagatactttGGTAGgcaaaaaaagatgttttggTTTTAGTCGGCAAAATACAGATACGTAACCCCTCTCccaataaaatttcttaacaaCTTGATCCTATTGATTAACTGGAGTTACTACATTACTACTGTTGAAGGTTGAAGGCAGTTGACTTTGGAGCTGACGCAACTTACGCTGATGCTAATTGCTGTTGAAATATATTCAGAAGACAACGGTAAGACCGTAGTTACTTGTCCTGGCTATGACGTAGGTACTGGTGATAAAGGTGATGAAGACTCAGGTTGAGATGGTAGTATTTCAAACGTAATTACAGTTTGCAATATCAATTGACCAATTTTATTGATGTCGAGCGGAAACAAACCGGTGTTTTGAAACTCACTGTTTGCATgggtaaaaaaaactttaccagACATCTAGTCGCTGTAAAATGAGTGATAAAAAAGCTAGCATGCAAATTAAGATTTATTCAATGCAAATAAGTACGACCTATTAACATGTCACGTGTTCTTTAACAAATGAAGTAAAATACTTGTAATTGAATAACTACAATCAGATTCATTGGTCAGACAATTTATAAAAGTCTTACTTACCGAGTTGATGATTAGCGTATTTTATTCAACCTTTAAATTTcattctttaaaactttaccgttttcatttttaatttataacttttattggaaaaggcaaatttaattttgacaaaaaatttatgcCCGGCATAAAAAGTTACACAAGGATACATTTAAGTTTGTTGATAGCAAATTTTACTTCATAGAGTTTAATGtccattttccaaaaaaatctaaaaaaattcttactcggtcaaaaatttaacattttaattttaaaaaaattatttttttgactaaaattttataccaccttattcaaaaaataaatctcttcaacacaatcaaaaaatatttgcagaAAGATTGATCactaattaaaagtaaaagaatgaagattgttatatttttactttacagATGCATCCTTTATCATTTTGATGTCCGAGAGATATATGATTGTATATGTGTttttaaatggataaaaaacgCACATTGTAACAATTGTGTAGCTATTCGATAAAAACTGATGTATATTTTTTAGTGTCTGTTTTTGGTAGATCGTGTTTTTTTGATGTCCTAGATTTATTGTGTGATTTtggagattttttattttagctttgaaaattaaactaaaacatgTATTATAACCATATATTATTTTTCCAGACCACATGAAAGgattttttgtaagtagttTTAAATGTCCGCAAAAAGtgcgaaataaaaaaaaaaatgctggatgTTTTTAGAACCGAATATTGAATGTTTTAAGATATTTGACGCGTGcagtttggaaaaataaaaaaaaaacactggcaatatatttactattattcacaagcttaaaaaaagaaagaaaagaatatatatatggtttcattcgtgtaaaataaaataaaaaacgataaaataaaaaatatacattatatataaatataactaatttttattagtacaaTTCTTCATATGAGTATATAAAGTAGCCCTCCACTTAAAGGGTCTACCACATATATTGCAGGACAATTTGGCAGTACTGTGTTTACCTTGTATATGagaatctaaataaatttttactttaaatgctTGACCACAAAAGTTGCAAACATACGGACGATCATCTAAATGTATAGGAATATGACGTCTTATAGCCGATAGAGAGCTGAAAGACTTTTTGCAAAAAGAGCATTCATAAGCTATTTCGCCGTATATGTTGTTAACGCGTTCAATAAACTGCTCTAGCTTATTTGTATAGTTCTCCGGAAATGTTTCTTTTCTCTCCGTATGTGAATCAGTTTTTATTTCAGATATATTATCTACTAATACAACCTCTTCTGTTATATCTTCATTCGGTGACTCTGGAGATAATGCTTCAATCTTTGCAGTTATAAGTGATCCACTGGAAGTGACATAAGATTGTTTTTCTTCAGAAAATTGTCgttttaatttaacataaacttttttttgaggaGAATATTCACCTTGCTTGAACTTATTCGACGTATCTTCAGAAGTTGTGATCGACGTATCctcattttcaaaactattgaTTGCATTTGTTCGTTTTTGTCCACCAGAGTAATCAAACGACCTTTTCAAAACTTCGTAATTTTGCTCTTGTTGCTTGTTAGACTTCTTTATTACAACAACGGTTACTGTAACAACAAAACCacgatttaaaatattagtatttttattatattcatattcgaaggaaaaatattgaaataaccCACGTAAAATATTCAaaccaaaacaaacaaaaagttctTTAAGCAACCCCTCcctaatgattttattttactttttttgtgagccttgataactaaaaattatcGTTTCATTGTAACACCTCAGGAGCACAACAACAAGTTAATAATGTAAagcaaacatttattaaattcgCTTCAAGATCTATACTTTGTGCACAGGATTTGTACGCttggaatgtttttttttttttatgaatatgcaAGCTTTGacacatttaaaaaccttttcaaatttcaagttgaaaagattaaaatatgttattagaTAATACGAATCTCAATTAAAATTACTTGAGATCTGATTTATATGGATTTCGTTAACACGATCAGGCATCAATTGATTAACTGTTAAACTATTAGCCGACAATGAATCTGATATTTGGGTAATTGGCACTTCTATACTTTTATCAGTCATGTGATTATGAGAGTATTGATTATGAGACAGGTGAGATAAGGTAGTTAAACAGTGATTTTGCATTTGAGGAACAACGGAATGCGATAGTTGAACCGTACTGTTTGCTAATGAAGTATCTGGATCGGATATAGAAACAACATTATGACCAATTGGGATGCCTACATGGTTAAGAACAACACTATGCACCATTTGCTGGAGATTTGGAACGCTTAGTGTCGTTGGAGTTGCAGAGGAAATTGCAGAGTTGTCAGCtctacttttctttttctttcttccTGTTTTAATAGCATGACTTTGTATATGCCTTTTCCAAGTAGTTCTCCAGCTGAAGCGAGCGTCACATTTATCGCAAACAAACTGTTTGTCATTTTTATGTACACCATTTATATGCCCAGTTAAATACTGTCTAGTTTTAAATGACTTCTCGCATGAATTGCACTTAAAAGGACGATAATCAAAGTGTCGCCGGATGTGATTTTCTAATAAGGTTTTGCGGTTAAAAAGCTTTGAGCATAACTGACATGAATAATGCTGATTAAACTCTGTATGATACATTTTTACATGTCTTTGTAAACCTTTCTCATGCATAAACTTATCCCCGCAATATTCACAAGAAATTGTTTTACCAACATGGTATTTCAAATGCTTTGTGAAACTAGTTGCATTGCTAAAAACAATACTACATTCTGGACATTGAAATGTATATTTAACACAGCGGTTTTTATCGATATGGGATTTTAGATCTGAAAATTGCCTAAATGTTGCCTTGCATTCTTTGCACTCAAAACGCTTTGTTTCCGGATCCCATAGTTGGTTTGTAATAATAGGCtgaactaaaaacaaaagtcgagaaaatttatatttcaatattttttgaaatacaattaagaaaacaactaaaaaaaactaatatgtaCATTCTAAggaccaaaataaaattaaaaaacaccagattttttgttttaattttttaaaaacgaaattaACATAAAAGCATAGTAAAAGcaccgattttttttttttttttcctttttttttttgatcctgagtttttctaaaataacagATTCGTAGTTACTAGTATCAATAGTTTTGCGATAATTTCTTTATATCTTACTTTTAAACTTCTtgataaaaagttgttaaaaaggaatagatttttaaaatctattcaaGCTCAACATGAatagattataaaaaagataatttgacACGTTTTAAAATAGGTATAGGTAAAGTAggtataaatttcaaaattttcatgaagttttatgcaaataaaataccGTGGTAATTATCCgatgaaaacttaaaattttttaccgGCAAAATTAGCAGTAAATTTATCGGTAAGTTTTACTAATCAATATCAACTAAAATACTACTAAAATATCAACTATTTTCGTTTGATAtctaattaaattagttattttgttaattaacaATGGTATTTTAtgtcataattttaattaataaacataaatgtatAAACAATAGACAAAgagagattttaaaaacttctttcaaaaagaaatttaggTTCGTTGTTCCACAACAATTAAGGTagaaaaagctttatttttttctgcctCATTTGTTGCGGAACATTCCACAGTGAATATCACTTACGCCGGTTTATACTGTGTAGTGTTTGGCACATAGAACACATTTTAACACCAAaccaaaaatttcaatttttagcaCTTAGCTAGGATTTTGTATTTAATCTTCATACGTATTTATGActgagtttatcaaaaattatgaaataataaagataaaataaagtttacggCACAAAATTATAAACGTGCATACAAACAATTTTAGGGAGTTAAAGATTGATTTCAAAACTTAAGCATTATGCCTAAAAGAGATTAATTAGTACAGTACAGATGGCACAAAAATACTAAAGTACAGGAATCCTGTATTGTAATCCTGTAAAGTACAGGAACACTGTATTAAAcagtaaaaaacaaagaatactAGCAACTAAGaagaacttttacaaaaaaaaagttcttcttaGTTGCTAGTTTAAtcttgttttaataactttttatacatcttcaaattttaagttgaaatgttttaattcttttttaaaaaactggtttTCAGATGAACGACTGCACTACAAAAGCCTCATCGCTGCTAATGtatgttttaaatagtataaatcATGTTAAATTATGTTATTCAATATCAAAATTATGTTATTCAATatcatgaaattattaaatgtattaacacAATCAGGAGCAACTGTAAATTGCTCCTGATTgtgttaatacatttaataatttcatggttcaatataaagaatttaaaatgatCAAGGAAGGAAATTCGTAAATGAGATGAACATTTAATTAGATATATGTAGTTGTTTGTTCTCAagtgctatttttttttgtaatgattttattttagaagtatttttgacttttttttttttttgtacaccgaaagtttttaaaattgtgagCATTAACTTTTCTGTTTTGGTttcaataacaactttttttgaaaaatacctTGCTTTTCAACATTTTGCAGCAGAAAACTTAGTTAATAACTGTAAAACTATAGAAAAAAGATTAAGAGAAAATAttgaattgcttttaaaaaaaatatatatatattgaaatagatgtaaaaacattatttacaaCAGATGATCAAACAACAAATTTATCATGTTATAAAGTGTTCATCTATCTCTACTCATCTCTGCTCATGTTTGATGTGATAATGTTATCAAGTGCTCATTTAATGAACTATTTAAGTCATGAAATCAAACCATGCGAATCAAGAGACGGAGTTAACTTGCGTAAAATAATTAGTactctttatttgttttaattgattcgATAGCGATTGAGCACTTGCTTTATTTCTCAAGGTTCTTGCTTTGGAGTTAAAGTTTgagaaagagtaaaaaaaacagtaaaaaactAGTAACTAGTTTGAAAGTAGTAAAGAGCCgactgttttctggagaattattttgctgatagatatgaaagtaacgGTTACAGTTCGAAAGTGCAGCAGCGCAATGCGAGGAAAATCTGAGTTTGagatccatttttaaaatttcgttaATTGTTTGATTTATTGACAAGTTACAGAATAGTGTCATGCAATAAGAGGTATCTAAGTTGCTAGTTTAGACTCGACAACGCCAAGGTCAGAGGAGCCAaaggaattttttgaaaacaagtaAACCAATGAGATttgattttgagaaataaagcatataataacttatatttatattaacttaaataaaaattttaataaactttttatcatcTTTATATAAGTGTCCctttactttaaaaatgctATCAAACTTCTTAAATGCAACACCAGCTAGCTTAACCCAACCAACAAACTGATAAAAAGCTTGGCATAGTTGTTCAAGAGTTCACCAAGTTCTCATCAAGGGTTTTAACATTGAGTCTATTACAGTATATAACtactgcaataaaaatatacaaaatgcattaacaagtttaaatttgtCTAATACATGAGATGCATTCACACTTCAGCATTTTATGAAACTCCTTGAAATCTGCACAAAACCACTCTGAACAATTTTCAACATACCTCAAAATCAATGTAACACAAAATGCAATCAAATACAGTAATTTTGAATAAGATACAATTATACAACTATTACAACTTTATATTTGCCCTTGATGTACTATTTTActacttgaaatattttatcaaaacatcaGAAACAAAGAAACTTCGCAAACCCCAATAAACacgtttaaaaaaccttttaataagttttaatattttttagtacaTCACAAACACATCTTGGACGTTCTCCTACATACCACAACCCATAACATCATACACCCATAGATTTATATGTATAACTATAActgcaaaaaaattacaactgtATTATTGGAAATACAGCTGGTAACATGAGGTAGAAATACTCTATAtgatttaaatgattaaaaaagacCAAAAATCCCTTCTAAAACAAGAAGACaccttaaatacatttaattgcATACCACAACAAAAATTCAAGTATAAGAAAAAAGCAGCATAAAAAATGAATGTGGTTATACAAAATGTGTGGTTTGTGGTaaatatatatacgcatatacatatgtatatatatatacatatgaatatgcatatatgtgtgtgtgtgtgtgtgtgtgtgtgtatatatataaaacatatatatatatatatatgtacacatatacatatgtatatatatatatatacatatgtatatgtgtgtgtgtgtgtgtatatatatatatatatatatatatatatatatatatatatatatatatatatatatatatatatacatatatatcaaaaaaggTCAGGAAGAGTTTTATCCCACTTCATATGTCTTATGTAAAGacatatatattatgaagttgaatttattcaaaattaatttttcaccaattataattactaaattatttaagtttaaacattaaataaacaaatagttataaacaacacattaaatattaaaaaatagtactagaaatattaaattagcaaCAAGTAGTTATAAGCTATGCATActaaacttgaaatttaaatgGAACATAGTTCTTATGATGTTCTTCTGAAAGACataattttgtcattttaaaggtttttttaaattgattgaaAAATGATCAAATCAACGTACCCGAAACATGATGCAGATTTTAATGTTCATCCTATCATGTGGCAGATTTGAGATTTCCTTTTGATAACTTTGTATCAACACTTTCCACACAACTAGAATCTTGATGCATTGCATATACTTGTTGAGAGTTTCTGTAATACTGGTAAAAAGAGTTTTCCTTCCTATCAATCAATGGTTAAATCAAAACTACAAAATCAACATTCTTTGAAGATGACATATTTAGATGGCAATCCATAacctgtatatatttatttaatttataccTTGGcacagtttatatttaaattcttaaGTACAGCATTTAATGGAACTTTCAAAATGCTTGTGGATGTGCTCATGAAGTGTTGAAAACAGAAAGTTGTGCATTTGTTAATTTAAGTTACCCAAAACCCAAATATCTAAACTATATACAAATATGattgctgcaaaaaaaaaaaaaaaaaaacatgcagcaaatattttttaaccacAAACAACTTATTATGTAACTATACCTGGCTGATCTTCATTCTCATTCAGCCCAAAAGTCGAAGATAAGTTGGagtaaaattctaaaaaaagaaataaaaagtatttttaaaataaacattttgttaaactttcaacaaaacaaaaaaaaaaaacatttaaaaaaaaatttcaattttttttttaatgtttttttttgcagtaaaaaagccatatgcaatattttttttttgctgcattGCAATGAAAATTGGATTGCTAAAAACATTTCAGTaaagaatttataattaaaaataaataaaacttcaacAAAATTACCATCAGCAATGCTTTCTGGAATAGTACCAGTGCTCAACAAACTCTAAAATAATACATAAGAGTTAATCTATTATTTATCATTAGCATTTAtcaaacttgtatatatatatacatatatatatatatatatatatatatatatatatatatatatatatatatatatatatatatatatatatatatatatattttaaatatcttcgctttcaacaaggctgcaagcagcCACTAAttaaagttggaagttactgaaagagtaaagatgaagattgtagagcaagataacgattgacagacaacttaaaaaattgcaaattatatgaatcaggaaagcaagatgaaggaagcgaattccaaagaactgatgttcaaggaaaaaaactagacaaataagcgTTTTtcgagcacttaggaacagtcacagaaaaaaggtgacacttaattgaatgacaagtaacacgagaatgaattttagtagatagcacaagagacgctagctctttagagcagtgcctattatagtattttagaaaagagaaagagaagcaacattacgacgatgtgataatggttggaggttggctgcaagagcaggtcaaactatgtttacaatgcatttttgcaccttgtctaaaagagaaagggcatcattagaagatccgcccctgatatggcaacagtattccatacaaggccggatttgagatttatagagatagagaatagaatccggagtaagaaagtgtcgagctcgataaagagttgcaaccttagcagatgctaattttgcaactgATTTGAtgtatggtttccaagaaagattggaagtaagacTTAATCTTAGAAGATGAAGAGCAGGTGACTTATCGAGTACATCaccgtttataaatataggaagatctaaattattgcgataacgattggctgaaaaaaattgagttttatctgaattaaaattcatcagccactgtgagccccatgctgtagcagaagtgagatccttttcaagctcaaatgccccctccaagcaatcagagggtgT
The nucleotide sequence above comes from Hydra vulgaris chromosome 09, alternate assembly HydraT2T_AEP. Encoded proteins:
- the LOC105843146 gene encoding gastrula zinc finger protein xFG20-1 isoform X7: MADASNLNQGVQTYIEKTLYDADDFLANFSMLREENEHLKKSNETLQQQLEKLQQEVQQLHIDKQNLENQLLREREQHKEALWNTKSDIQRIQEERLEWKEKYLDVCMKGGSKQEPVLNEKQKTWKFKQSLLSTGTIPESIADEFYSNLSSTFGLNENEDQPVTVVVIKKSNKQQEQNYEVLKRSFDYSGGQKRTNAINSFENEDTSITTSEDTSNKFKQGEYSPQKKVYVKLKRQFSEEKQSYVTSSGSLITAKIEALSPESPNEDITEEVVLVDNISEIKTDSHTERKETFPENYTNKLEQFIERVNNIYGEIAYECSFCKKSFSSLSAIRRHIPIHLDDRPYVCNFCGQAFKVKIYLDSHIQGKHSTAKLSCNICGRPFKWRATLYTHMKNCTNKN
- the LOC105843146 gene encoding zinc finger protein 92 isoform X5, with the protein product MADASNLNQGVQTYIEKTLYDADDFLANFSMLREENEHLKKSNETLQQQLEKLQQEVQQLHIDKQNLENQLLREREQHKEALWNTKSDIQRIQEERLEWKEKYLDVCMKGGSKQEPVLNEKQKTWKFKQSLLSTGTIPESIADEFYSNLSSTFGLNENEDQPVQPIITNQLWDPETKRFECKECKATFRQFSDLKSHIDKNRCVKYTFQCPECSIVFSNATSFTKHLKYHVGKTISCEYCGDKFMHEKGLQRHVKMYHTEFNQHYSCQLCSKLFNRKTLLENHIRRHFDYRPFKCNSCEKSFKTRQYLTGHINGVHKNDKQFVCDKCDARFSWRTTWKRHIQSHAIKTGRKKKKSRADNSAISSATPTTLSVPNLQQMVHSVVLNHVGIPIGHNVVSISDPDTSLANSTVQLSHSVVPQMQNHCLTTLSHLSHNQYSHNHMTDKSIEVPITQISDSLSANSLTVNQLMPDRVNEIHINQISSNFN
- the LOC105843146 gene encoding gastrula zinc finger protein XlCGF26.1 isoform X6; translated protein: MADASNLNQGVQTYIEKTLYDADDFLANFSMLREENEHLKKSNETLQQQLEKLQQEVQQLHIDKQNLENQLLREREQHKEALWNTKSDIQRIQEERLEWKEKYLDVCMKGGSKQSLLSTGTIPESIADEFYSNLSSTFGLNENEDQPVQPIITNQLWDPETKRFECKECKATFRQFSDLKSHIDKNRCVKYTFQCPECSIVFSNATSFTKHLKYHVGKTISCEYCGDKFMHEKGLQRHVKMYHTEFNQHYSCQLCSKLFNRKTLLENHIRRHFDYRPFKCNSCEKSFKTRQYLTGHINGVHKNDKQFVCDKCDARFSWRTTWKRHIQSHAIKTGRKKKKSRADNSAISSATPTTLSVPNLQQMVHSVVLNHVGIPIGHNVVSISDPDTSLANSTVQLSHSVVPQMQNHCLTTLSHLSHNQYSHNHMTDKSIEVPITQISDSLSANSLTVNQLMPDRVNEIHINQISSNFN
- the LOC105843146 gene encoding zinc finger protein 84 isoform X8, encoding MADASNLNQGVQTYIEKTLYDADDFLANFSMLREENEHLKKSNETLQQQLEKLQQEVQQLHIDKQNLENQLLREREQHKEALWNTKSDIQRIQEERLEWKEKYLDVCMKGGSKQSLLSTGTIPESIADEFYSNLSSTFGLNENEDQPVTVVVIKKSNKQQEQNYEVLKRSFDYSGGQKRTNAINSFENEDTSITTSEDTSNKFKQGEYSPQKKVYVKLKRQFSEEKQSYVTSSGSLITAKIEALSPESPNEDITEEVVLVDNISEIKTDSHTERKETFPENYTNKLEQFIERVNNIYGEIAYECSFCKKSFSSLSAIRRHIPIHLDDRPYVCNFCGQAFKVKIYLDSHIQGKHSTAKLSCNICGRPFKWRATLYTHMKNCTNKN